The region GCGGCTCCATCCACGCACCTCCCCGAACTCAGCCCAAGCTCTTCAGTTCTGTGCCCCTAACTCGAAGCCCCGAGGCCAGTCTACTCTGCTCAAGAACCTTCCCTGGACCCTTCTCCTCCCTCAAATCCCCGCGGCCCCTTCCCCAGGCTGATTCCCCAGCTGGGACGGCTGCTTGTCCCCTGGTGAGAATAAGGGTGGAGCAGCAGGCCAGGGACACCAGGGCCAGAtgcttgggtttttttctttcttgggagCTAGGGAACCCGATTACAGTTTTAACAGAGGGAAACacagggccaggcctgggtccTGGAAGACTCTTGGAAGGTGGTCCTATCAGGTTTGCTCAGTAAACTGGGACCAGCTCAACAGTCACTCTGACAGTTTGAGGGCCTGTTAGTCTGAGATCAGGTGTCAGCAGGGATGTTCCCAGAGGGCTGGAGGCTGGCTGCATCCTAGGCCTTCCTCTCTTACACTGCCAGTAATCGTTGGTGTTCTTTGGCATGTAAAGGCATCCCCTGACCTCTGCCTTTTCCTTGCACATGTTATGtctgtttcccctttttataaagATGGCAGTCATGCTGGGTTAAGGCCTCCCATGAccatgtttgtttgttcttttaatatttagttttttaggtgtagatggacacgacataatgcctttagtttttttatgtggtgctgaggacccaacccgggtcctgcccgtgctaggggagcgctctatcctctatcgctgagccacaatcccagcccatgttTTAACTTGACTACCTCTGTGAAGACTACCTCCAAATCCAGTCACATTCTGAGGCGCTGGGAGTTAGCACTTCAGCACACCTTTCTGGGTGGGTGAGGGGGGGACGACACAAGTCAACCCATAGCAATGGTATGGTGGTTCTGAGAGCGGACAGACCAGGGGCCAGGAGACCAGGGAGGTATTCAGAATGCTGCCTGACAGGTGAATGGCAGAGTGCAAGGGATTTCTACTTGAGCCTGCTCTTAACCCACTTCCCTAGGAACAGTCTGTTCTTATCCCTGTTTGACACATGCAGGAACCCAAGGCTTCAAGATTTAGTAACTTACTCAAGTTCACAGGTAGTGGCAGCAAGgtcaggatttgaacctaggTTTTTCTGAGCAGGAGGAGCACATGCTTCAGCCAATACTAGGCTGTTGCCTGAGCCATGTCTTCTGCCCTCCACACCCAGGCTGAGGTCCTCAGAAACTGCAGGGGCTGTCCCCTCAGCCTGGAAGGCTTTGCTCCTGGTGGTCACTCCTTTGTCTCCTTCCCATCACTCAACCCACCAGTCCTCTGATAGCACTCACTAAAGTGGCCCCGCCTTGCCTTTGGCATGTCAGCCTGGCTGGTGTGCATCACGCACTTAGCCCTACAGTTGCTCATTCAGCCGATGGGGGCTGCTGTGTGCAGGCACTAGGCCCTCCATAGATGGCGCTCCATCAGACCTGTCCAGTGAGTGGGAGACTAGTGGAATCCAGTGTACCTGCTCACCATCTCCCCGCAGGTGAATGAGCGGGTCTTGAACAGGCTTCACCAGGTGCAGAGGATAACTCGAAGACTCCAGCAGGAACGCAGGTAACCCTTTCTACCTCACCACCCCTCACCATCTCTGCCATCTTCACCCACCTGGCCCTCACAGGCCTCAAGGACAAGAGGTTGAAGATGAAGGCTAGGGTTGAGGCAGACAGGGAGAAAGAGTGGAGCTGGGTTTTAGAGGGAAAAGCTGGCTCCAGGACCCAGGGAAGGGCTGGGAGAGCAGACTGAGTGGACAGGACAGCAGGATGGAGCAGTGGCACCTATCTGCTGTTTGGCTCTGAGCAAGCAATATCCCATCTGAGCTGCATCTTCCAATCAACTGAGGGCAACACCAATGTCAAAGCTGCTTCGAGGGTTAGGCTGGGCTCTTGGGGATATGCTCAGCTTGGAACTTCCCTGAAGAGGTGTTTGTGAAATGAAAGATCACCTGTGTAAAACACTGCCAGGACCCTGATATGGGAAGTGTGCAGAAAACTTGTGGAAGcagaggggaggaagagaaagcagcCTTGGTCAGAGGTGAGGTTCCCAGTAGCAGTGTCATGCTCACCTCAGTCATTGATAGGAATCACAGCTCCTAAGTGAATGTTTGCAAAATGCCAGCCTCAGAGAGCCCTTAGAGTATCACTATGTCTGCATCCAGCCCAGCCAGATCAGTATCTCCCACTTACAGAGGAAACAAAAGGTCAGATGAGCCATCTTGCCCAAGGCCCCACTGCCTGGCTAGTGCCCAGTTTCCAGGCCTCTCAGGCTGCAGAACTCTAAATCTGGGTCAAGGACAATCTGGCTTCAAGTAGAATAAGAGCTGGGCTCTACTATTTGCCCCCAACCCCACTAATAAATAAGCTGCCCCACTGGTGGCCTCTCTGTTCACACAGGTTCCTCATGAGAGTGTTGGACTCCTACGGGGATGACTATCGGGCCAGCCAGTTCACCATTGTGTTGGAGGTGAGCACTGGCCTTCGGACAGGTTGGGGAACTGAAGCCCAGGACACAGTCTTGACTTCCTCCCCTTTACCTACCAGGATGAGGGCAGCCAGGGTACAGATGCCCCCACTCCAGGCAATGCTGAGAACGAGCCTCCAGAGAAAGAGGGGCTGTCCCCCCCTAGAAGGACTCCTATACCCCCAGAACCCAGCAGCCCAGCCCCTGGTGAGGGGCCCAGTGGGCGGAAGAGGCGGCGGGTACCTAGGGATGGGTGCCGGGCAGGAACCACGCTGACTCCAGAACTGGCCCCAGCACAGGTAGGAAGGAATCCAGGTGCTGTGGCCAAAGTGTCACTTGGCTCCTGGGCTTGGCTGCTGTGCTGAGGGGCCCAGAGCTAGGCAGAGCTGGAGAAAGGTGAAGCAGGAAGGGCTGAGGAGGCCTGGGGCTGGACAAGACTCGAAGGGGAAGACCTGCAGAAGGAAGTGGCTGGAGAGGTAGCAAGataggaggagagaaggagggcaGGCGGGTGAGGGTGGAGAATGTGGCACATCTGGGCGCAGAGCTGGGGCTGCCTCTGAGCACAGGAAGCTGGCCTGTGAAAACAGTGCTGGGAGACCCCAGGTCTCCCGCGTTCCCAGGCTTACTTGtgctttccttccctcttcaGATTAAGGCTGAGGAAGATTTTGGCTTTGAAACagatgagaccctggattcaagtTGGGTTTCTCGGGGACCAGACAAACTGCTGCCCTACCCAACTCTTGCCAGCCCACCCTTTGACTGACCCCAACCCAATAAACTGCCCCCCCCCATTCAACCTAGTCCCTGTCAACTGCTCCTATTTCTCATCACACGTGGGTTGGTTTCACATTTTATTGGGCGAAGGTGCCTCCTCCCTGTCAATGGAAGTGCTCACAGTTTCTTCAGCCACTCCAAGCTGGGgccctgggggtcctgggggtgGCTGGGCACGTCAGGCATGTTCCCATCATCTCGGACGGGCACTGTGAGACAGAAGGGTGGGCCACTGAGATCAGCAGATCTTTATGGCCCTGCAGAGAACAGCAGGGATGTTGGTGCAAGTTCAAAGGGAAACAGGTTTccaggggagagaaaggagagccAGGATCAGAGAATCAGTGACGCAGAGAGGTAGAGAAATAGGAAATGGTGGGAATGACCGGAATGACGGTTATCCCCAGGGATGGGGGAACCAGACACCTGGAAAGCAACAGATGCAGGAACCCAAAGAGGAACAGAAATCTGGAAAGATAATAGAAACTCAAAAGTATAAAAACAATGGGATGCAAAATATGTGGGTTAAGGATTTGGACAGGGAGAATGCAGACAAACTGCAATATCTGACCCTGCTCAGGAATGGACTGCCCACTTCCACCCCTCCCTGCAGCACAGGTCCCCGCTCACCTGGGTAGTTGTAGGGTGTGGCCTTGTTGATCATGATGGCATACTTGGTGTAGGGGCTGAGTGGGGGCAGAATCACAGCTGTGGAGAGAAGAGCGAGGCCCAGCTTAAAGTGATTTTCTGAGGTGGGGAAAAGGGCAAAAGCTGAGTCTCGGCAAAGAAGGGGGTATcgaggggagcagggagggctAGAAATTCCAGGAGGACACTTCATTCTGTGGGCCCTTCAGTATTCTAGGATCCCCATTTACAGGAAGAATACTTCAAGGGAGTTGATGGATAAGTGTACATATTTTTGAACATGCTAAGCTTTTAAATCCAGTGTGTCTCCTACTATCTCAAAGTACTGGCCCCCCTCAAAAGCTCAGGGGCCCCGTGGCGTTCTAGAATTTCACCCGGTGTGATCTGCAGACCAGCGGTACTGACAagacctgggaacttgttagaaatgaagAATCCCAGGCCTTGCCCCAAGCTTACAGAATCATAAATGCTTTTAACGGGACCGCCCACCCTGCCCAGGGTGAGCCCTGGGTGAGCAGCGCAGGTGCGCGGCACAGCTCCTTCCTCAGGGTGAGTGGCACAGACTCTCCAGCTCACTCCCACCGCAACCAACGCAAAGCAGATGCGGGGGCGGGGAAGGGCTCATTATTTCACCACTGGGTGAGTCCCAAGGCACAACCAGGGTGGACAGCCCTGCAGAGGCTCTGCACCTCTAGTGTGGCGGTGCACTGGGAGGCGTGGAGCGGTTCAGGCGTGAGCTCGGGCGGGCGAGGGGGCGCCGTGGGGCGCGAGATGGAACGGGGCGGGTGACGCACGTTCGCGCCCGGGGCACTCACGCACCGAGACTTCCAATGGCGAAGGACACCACCAGCACCGGCTCCTTGGCCCAGGCATTCTTCAGAAAGGCGGCGAGTTCTGGAGGGTCGGGTAGAGAGTCACCTGCAGGGGCTGCCGGGTGACCTCTAGCCCGCTCGCGTCACCCCGCCCGGGAAGAGCCCCCATCTGCCTGCCGCGCCCTATCCAGGACGGACCCCACCGCCTCCAAGTGTATTCCGCCGCACCTCAGCCCTACGACCGCCCGCGGGCTACCAGAAAGACCCGTGCCCTGCACAACCGCAGCGTTCACACTTACTCTGAGCCATCTTGTTCCCGGCGGCGGCGAGGGCGCGCAGCACCCTGGGAGTTGTGGTCCTTGAGCCAGCCTCCGCAACCTGGGCTGCGCGTGCGCCCTGGAGACGTGTCCTGGCGGAAGCGGAGGCGCGCAGCACCCTGGGAGTTGTGGTCCTTGCGCTCTCAATCCGCGCGTGCGCACGGAAGTTGGAGGCTGTGGCGGGGAAGATTTAAATGCCTTGAGCGCCAGCTGGGTTCACTTTTCTTAGTCTAGGGGTCGCTCCCAAGGACTGACTTCTAGTCTTCCTGCAGCAACTCACATAAGGCAGAATTTTTGAAAACCCATTTACAGAAGGAGAAGCGGAGGCTGGAGAAGGCGAACAGCTGACCCACGGATTTGCAGCTCGGCGTCAGCTGGTGCTGGAAGCGCTAGTTTTCGGGTCAGATGGTTTAGAGACCTTCTGTGGGCTCTCACAGTTCCCGTTGTTACTGCCGTATAGCAGGGATCACTCCCCTCCCCATTTTTTCCTTAAGTGGAATGGTCCAGGTTTGTCTCTCAGTGAAAGTGGGAGTTGCTTGAGAGCAGTAACGAGGTCTGAGCCCTCTGTGCTCCCGGCTTCACGCAGCAAGGGCCTGGCGCTTaataggtgctttttttttttttttttttttttttttgaagtttaatgAACCCAACAGGTTATGATTCCTCCTTCCAACTTTTCCCACAGACCACGGGGCTGTGACACAGCCACCCAGGCGCCCTTCCTCCCCACAGCCCTTCTCCTTCCCTATACAGGGCTGTCTGACGTCTGGCTTTCGGACGTGGCCTCATttcctgggagggaggagggcatcTCCATTCCTGGCTTCAGCTTTAGAGAGAGCCCACTATGGCCCTGGCGGTGGCCCTCCAGCTGCTGACCCTCTGTgagctgccccctcccttctgcGTGGGTCCTTGGCTGGgctgggagcagagagagaaaagggttGGGGACCCAGCCACCCTGCAGCACCAGCGGGGCGTTTAGTATTCAACGTCTAGTTGAGAATCAAGGGACAGGACTGGGGCCAAGACTGCTGGGCATTCAACTAGAAAAGACGGAGTCCTAGAAGAGGAGGGAAGTGGGAACAGGCTTCTTGGATCTTGAGACAGGAGGGGATCAGAGACTAAGGAGTGTGGAGtcttgatttaaatatttatttttattttttggtaccagggattgaactcaagagcagttaaccgctgaaccacatccccgccacacaccatttttttttccttagaggcagagtctctcactgagttgcttaagggcctttctaaatttctaaggctggctttgaacttgagatcctcctgcctcagccttcagagctgctgggatgacaggctgtGCCACCCCCCACCTGGCTGAGGACTCCTGATTCTGATAGGGGAGGAGGTGGAAGCCAGGACCTCTGAATCCCTGGGAAaggaggggtggggggcaggactcctggctggagggaggagggggctgggggcaAACATCTGGCTGCATAAGCAGGTGTGGAAGGAAGCCTGAATTCCTGGCAGCTTAGAGAGGAGTAAGTAGGGAAGAAGTTCCTGTTCTTCCGACTCAGGAGAGGCTGAGGAATCCCATTCCTGGGCTCCTGGTGAGGTGGGACTGGCACCCTCAAAGGACATTACAAAAAATTTCTCCTCAACCCTATGCAGGGGCTCTGGGTCATGCAGACCTCACTCCGTCTGGTGAGTAACActcctcttcatcctctgctttgCTGACATCTCTTTTCCAACTACTCAGATTCTATTCTGGTGCTAAAGCTCACCCCagatttccttccctccctttctttctcctgcccCTTTCTGCTCcctaccttcctccctccctccctttctttttcttccttccttcctcactccTTTAATGGCCACGATAGGTGGatagtgaagagacaacctagaACTCCAGCTTCACCACCTCATTACTAGATGACCTTGAACAAACCACGGCTTTGAAGACATTTCCCTCTTTATAAAATGGGCTGTTGTAGGACTTAGTCTAACCACATGGGTAAATCCCCTGGCTTGGAGAAGTACCGTCTCCTGCCATACCAATTATCCCTTCAACTGGATTCTGGGGTGAGGAGTCATTCCCTTTTGATATACATTTAGGTATATCCAGTTTTCCACCCTTACAAAAAGGAGGGTCTCCCATCCTGAGACGGGTTTCTTCCTGTTTCCTGAGAAGTGAGACCgactttttctttctcccactaCAACTTCAAATAAGAATTATctgagaaagggctggggatgtggctcaagcaatagcgcacttgcctggcatgccagggtttgatcctcagcaaagatgttgtgtctgccgaaaactaaaaaataaataaataaatattaaaaatttaaaaaaaagaattatctgaGAAACCATCGATGTCTGAGCTACCAGCTtctttcaaattgtttttctaccactgagccacatccccagcccttttatttttattttgaggcagagactcactaagttgcagatGCTGGTCTTAAATTtgcatcctgctgcctcagcctctttagtTGCTAAGATTCctagtgtgcaccaccacactcagctcaagttaagtttgtttttttttatgataaaGCTAATATCTATTCATGGTTATAAAAATTCAGTCATTAGCAAAAAAACATATAAcagtctccttttttcttttttttttttaatatttattttttagttctcggcggacacaacatctttgttggtatgtggtgctgaggatcgaacccaggctgcacgcatgccaggcgagcgcgctaccacttgagccacatccccagccctcctttttttcttcttcatcttccttaAATGATCTGAATTTCCTTATattcacacacatgcatgtatttatagatttgggttttttttggttttggttttgccaAAGCAATATTGATAATGGATGACTCACCCTGTTCTGTATCTCATGCTTTTTACTTTACAATCTGTCTTGGAGCTATCTCCATGCCactctttctactttttattgttattccAACTGTTGACCAGAATTTGCTATTGCAGGATGGCTGGATTCTGGGGTGAGGGGTCATTCCCTTTTGATATACGTTTAGGTATATCCAGTTTTCCTGGATATACAATCAATGCTGCAACAAGCACTCCTGCATGACTTTCTggtgcacacatgtgcacctTTGTGCTTGGAGAAGCAGTGGAATTATTGGGTCATTACTCATGTCCTGTATCTTGATAGAAACTGACACATTTCCTTCAGAGAGGGTACATTCAAGTGCCCAGGGGCCGGTTTTAACATATTCACCCAAACTCGATGTTAACCACAGTTTTTGATAACCTGATTGGCAAAACAATCTTGGtgattgtttttaataattgCTATGAGGGTTAAGCAACCTTTTTCCTTTAGTTGTGTTGTAGCCGACTGACTTCCTCCTTTGTGAATTGCCTATTCATGTCTTGTACAGATTTTATTTGAATGGTTCTCGGGTTTCTTTCTATATTCTTAATCCAAATGATTTATGAATCGAGTGATTTTTGCCAATACTGTCACATGACTTCTAGCTTCATTTGTCTTTTGGCAAATATAACCCAAGAggtcaaatttattaattttatctcaTGAATTTTTCATTGTACAGCTTAAGAAACCTTTCCTACTTCAagatatttgtgtttttctacGTATTCTAAGAATACATTTTAAGAAACACATGTAGGTTTTTGATCAAGCTGGAGTTTGATTGGGGGAATGGTGCCAGGTAGGATACCATGTTACTTTTTTCCAAATAGCAAGTTTTGGCAACTGTTAGTCTGTTTTGTGCTACTATAACTGAGCGCCACAGGGTGGGCAATTTATACACAACAGAACTTTATTTAGTTCTTTGTCGGGCTGCAAAGTCCAACATCAAAGGGCCTGGTAAGGACCATTTATCTGCATCATGCTGTGGCCAAAGGCATCACCTAGTCAAAAAGGgtattgtgcatgtgtgtgcgtgtgtgtgtttgtgtgtgtaactTACCCTTACATCAAACACCCACTCTGGCAATAATGGCACTGATCCAACCAATcacctccttttttaaaaaaaaaaatgcttttgggctggggatgtggctcaagcggtagcgagctcgtctggcgtgcatgcggcccgtgttcgattgtcagcaccacacacaaacaaagatgttgtgtcggccaaaaactaaaaaaataaatattaaaattctctctcttttctctctctctctctcacacactctctctttaaaataaataaataaataaataaaaattttaaaaaatgctttttagttgtagatggacacaatatgtttttttatctttgtgtggtgctgaggatcgaacccagagcctcatacttgctaggcccgtgctctaccactgagccacaacccatcaCCTCTTAAattcccacctctcaaccctatTGTGTTAGGGATTAGGTTTTCAACACATtatctgggggggggggacaaattCAAATCAGAGCAGCAACACTGAAATCTGGTAACAACATTCTAGAGACTAAAAACGCAGATGTCTCGGACATGGCCCTCTGAAATTGTTTAAAAGCCATAACCCAGTGCAGTGGCattggcaaatgcctataatcccagccacttggaaggctgaggcaagcattgcaagttcaagaccggcctgggtaatttagtgagatcctgtctcaaaattaaaaaaaataaaataaaataaaaagggctagggatgtggctcagtggtaaagcacccttgagtttaattccagtaccaaaaacaaacaaactacacaaacaacaaaactggaagtgtgtgtgtgtgtgtgagagagagagagagagagagagaccaggtatCCCAGGCTCACGCAGACTCCTTTATTAAGTTCCCCCAGCCTCCTACCCCAAGCCATGGCTGGGGGCTCAGCCAGCGGCAGTCGTGACCCCGGGGGTCAACGTGACCTTGAGGTGCCGCGCACCCCAGCCTGCCTGGAGGTTTGCGCTCTTCAGGGCGGGCGAGAGCGAGCCCCTGCTCCTCCGGGACGTGTCCTTGGAGCTGGCCGAGTTCTTTCTGGAGGCGGTGACTCCCGCCCAGGGGGGC is a window of Ictidomys tridecemlineatus isolate mIctTri1 chromosome 15, mIctTri1.hap1, whole genome shotgun sequence DNA encoding:
- the Tfpt gene encoding TCF3 fusion partner isoform X1, encoding MELEQREGTMAAVGFEEFSAPPGSELALPPLFGGHILESELETEVEFVSGGLGGSGLRERDEEEEAARGRRRRQRELNRRKYQALGRRCREIEQVNERVLNRLHQVQRITRRLQQERRFLMRVLDSYGDDYRASQFTIVLEDEGSQGTDAPTPGNAENEPPEKEGLSPPRRTPIPPEPSSPAPGEGPSGRKRRRVPRDGCRAGTTLTPELAPAQIKAEEDFGFETDETLDSSWVSRGPDKLLPYPTLASPPFD
- the Ndufa3 gene encoding NADH dehydrogenase [ubiquinone] 1 alpha subcomplex subunit 3; this encodes MAQKLAAFLKNAWAKEPVLVVSFAIGSLAVILPPLSPYTKYAIMINKATPYNYPVPVRDDGNMPDVPSHPQDPQGPSLEWLKKL